A genome region from Anopheles stephensi strain Indian chromosome 2, UCI_ANSTEP_V1.0, whole genome shotgun sequence includes the following:
- the LOC118505766 gene encoding uncharacterized protein LOC118505766 — protein sequence MLSSSAVHQPSGHDRAVQFAKMIQLQRTLVTDCVQFLKTIRSYLRECEGPCREVEDGPVPDAEQNGYQTYLNVLQNQQPDGVRDRLIVQCEALVERFEKSVNAVSLLKENDVKGTEETREELEYEEENSYLDMSGSRSTLKPNSSSSNVSIIEAREEFAAQHDESFDEEMLFDTPQENSYDLTTDQILYDECLQEVSYEQEPSPTTAQRAPTPENALHESQCPFGGLPASHLRLQQSPKHGTLFKQEKRLFFDQFKKYYVGLIGKWLLVYNSHNDLKPWQTIFIKSIKLDLNLNEQINEKHLFQIITHTDSKVHFLSPSFQDLNEWIVAIENNLIEKVERPPVEECAGLQMPRKLPLPPCPVARSERDETDLHATGQHVEDGIYEEPSLCLKTESDQRAKAHGYDTPKPCCVSSNANTCNSPHNNKKPDLPTVKPTDTCGPSTPTPVKSWLKNRFNRSPPDSTDTKASKKALKKLSFEELSVPEAGCSSSSSAKQMAIPAAPSSPKFSLSTTPSSKGTKINMIISQLEANGQLNLLSKRLNDPGKRYTWVADGVTS from the exons ATGCTCAGTTCTAGTGCCGTGCACCAACCGAGTGGACATGATCGTGCAGTGCAGTTTGCTAAAATGATCCAATTGCAACGGACTCTGGTGACGGATTGTGTGCAGTTTTTGAAAA CCATTAGAAGCTATCTACGTGAGTGTGAAGGCCCATGTCGGGAAGTTGAGGATGGCCCTGTCCCGGACGCCGAGCAGAATGGGTATCAAACGTATTTAAATGTTCTCCAAAACCAGCAGCCAGATGGTGTGCGTGATCGGTTGATCGTACAATGTGAGGCACTGGTGGAGAGATTCGAAAAAAGTGTCAATGCGGTCAGCTTGTTGAAGGAGAACGACGTTAAGGGGACGGAGGAAACTCGGGAAGAGCTGGAGTATGAGGAGGAAAATTCGTACCTCGATATGAGTGGCTCACGCAGCACGCTTAAACCAAATTCGAGCTCATCCAATGTCAGCATCATCGAAGCGAGGGAAGAATTCGCCGCACAGCACGATGAATCGTTCGACGAGGAAATGCTGTTCGATACACCGCAGGAAAACTCGTACGACCTCACCACGGATCAGATTCTGTACGACGAGTGCCTGCAGGAGGTAAGCTACGAGCAGGAACCATCCCCAACCACCGCACAGCGCGCTCCCACACCGGAAAACGCTCTCCACGAAAGTCAGTGCCCTTTCGGAGGTTTGCCAGCGTCCCACTTGCGTCTGCAACAGTCGCCCAAGCACGGCACACTGTTCAAGCAAGAGAAGCGCCTGTTTTTCGATCAGTTCAAGAAGTATTACGTGGGGCTGATCGGTAAGTGGCTGCTGGTGTACAACAGCCACAACGATCTGAAGCCCTGGCAAACGATCTTTATCAAGAGCATCAAGCTGGATCTGAATCTGAACGAGCAGATCAACGAGAAGCATCTGTTCCAGATCATCACGCACACCGACTCGAAGGTACACTTCCTGTCGCCCAGCTTCCAGGACCTGAACGAATGGATCGTGGCGATCGAGAACAATCTGATCGAGAAGGTGGAACGTCCGCCAGTCGAGGAGTGTGCGGGGTTGCAAATGCCCCGCAAATTACCTTTGCCACCGTGCCCGGTGGCACGGAGCGAACGGGATGAAACCGATTTACATGCCACCGGACAACACGTGGAGGACGGAATATACGAGGAACCGTCGCTCTGCCTCAAGACAGAATCCGACCAGAGGGCCAAAGCGCACGGATACGACACACCGAAACCGTGCTGTGTAAGCAGCAATGCGAATACTTGCAATTCGCCGCACAACAATAAGAAACCCGATTTACCGACGGTGAAACCGACCGACACGTGTGGTCCATCCACTCCAACGCCCGTCAAAAGTTGGCTCAAGAATCGTTTCAATCGATCTCCACCCGACTCGACCGACACGAAAGCATCCAAGAAAGCGCTCAAGAAACTGTCCTTCGAGGAACTGTCGGTCCCGGAGGcgggctgcagcagcagcagcagcgcgaaACAGATGGCGATTCCCGCTGCGCCCTCGTCGCCCAAGTTTTCACTCTCCACCACGCCCTCGAGCAAGGGCACGAAGATCAACATGATCATCAGTCAGCTGGAGGCAAACGGGCAGCTAAATTTGCTGTCGAAGCGGTTGAACGACCCGGGCAAACGGTACACGTGGGTGGCGGACGGTGTAACCAGTTGA
- the LOC118505767 gene encoding zwei Ig domain protein zig-8-like isoform X1, whose product MKLPANGVAAIYLLLHCVSGSVLKSSALQSSSPFMSLPRNFWQEISIPYTDLPSDDDEQEDESAESTTHDPYPFFDDANMTANVTTQLGSDVYLHCRVNDLRERTVSWVRRKGDEIHLITVGRQTYSSDSRYSLQYQPPNDWQLLIQYSNERDEGHYECQISSYPPLVYLVYLIVVGKCLPYAGERVSFVTQAREPLPPTPTISVPRVEIIDERGQATLDKFYKPGSTIELKCIISRVPQPTSYVTWKHGMRMLNYDTSRGGISVKTDLLPGGAMSRLYIANANRYDTGNYTCALADIAQAMVSVHVLNGENPAAMQHGAGRQWKPSVSLVACAQLVMAVLGFVSAVR is encoded by the exons ATGAAGCTGCCGGCTAATGGAGTAGCGGCAATCTACCTTTTGCTGCACTGCGTGTCAGGATCGGTGCTGA AATCTTCCGCCCTTCAATCCAGCAGTCCGTTCATGAGTTTGCCGCGCAACTTTTGGCAAGAGATATCGATCCCGTACACGGACCTACCGAGCGACGATGACGAGCAGGAGGATGAGTCGGCCGAAAGCACCACGCACGATCCGTACCCGTTCTTCGACGATGCCAACATGACCGCGAACGTGACCACCCAGCTGGGCAGCGATGTGTATCTGCACTGCCGTGTGAATGATTTGCGAGAGCGAACG GTGTCGTGGGTACGGCGAAAGGGAGACGAGATACATCTGATCACCGTCGGCCGCCAGACGTACAGTAGCGATTCGCGGTACTCGCTACAGTACCAGCCACCGAACGATTGGCAGCTGTTGATACAGTACTCGAACGAACGTGACGAGGGTCACTACGAGTGTCAGATCTCGTCCTATCCACCGCTGGTCTATCTGGTGTACTTGATCGTCGTCGGTAAGTGTCTGCCGTACGCGGGTGAGCGTGTGAGCTTTGTCACTCAAGCCAGGGAACCATTGCCCCCTACTCCCACCATTTCAGTACCGCGGGTCGAGATTATAGACGAGAGAGGGCAGGCCACGCTGGACAAGTTCTACAAACCGGGCAGTACGATCGAGCTGAAGTGCATCATCAGCCGGGTGCCGCAACCGACCAGCTACGTCACGTGGAAGCATGGCATGCGGATGCTCAACTACGACACAAGCCGTGGTGGAATCAG CGTAAAGACCGATCTGCTTCCCGGTGGTGCGATGAGCCGGCTCTACATCGCTAATGCCAATCGGTACGACACGGGCAACTACACTTGCGCCCTGGCCGACATTGCTCAGGCCATGGTGTCGGTCCACGTGTTGAACG GAGAAAATCCGGCCGCCATGCAGCATGGTGCGGGACGACAGTGGAAACCGTCGGTAAGTCTCGTCGCGTGCGCCCAGCTGGTGATGGCGGTGCTCGGTTTCGTCAGTGCCGTCCGGTGA
- the LOC118505767 gene encoding zwei Ig domain protein zig-8-like isoform X2, protein MKLPANGVAAIYLLLHCVSGSVLKSSALQSSSPFMSLPRNFWQEISIPYTDLPSDDDEQEDESAESTTHDPYPFFDDANMTANVTTQLGSDVYLHCRVNDLRERTVSWVRRKGDEIHLITVGRQTYSSDSRYSLQYQPPNDWQLLIQYSNERDEGHYECQISSYPPLVYLVYLIVVVPRVEIIDERGQATLDKFYKPGSTIELKCIISRVPQPTSYVTWKHGMRMLNYDTSRGGISVKTDLLPGGAMSRLYIANANRYDTGNYTCALADIAQAMVSVHVLNGENPAAMQHGAGRQWKPSVSLVACAQLVMAVLGFVSAVR, encoded by the exons ATGAAGCTGCCGGCTAATGGAGTAGCGGCAATCTACCTTTTGCTGCACTGCGTGTCAGGATCGGTGCTGA AATCTTCCGCCCTTCAATCCAGCAGTCCGTTCATGAGTTTGCCGCGCAACTTTTGGCAAGAGATATCGATCCCGTACACGGACCTACCGAGCGACGATGACGAGCAGGAGGATGAGTCGGCCGAAAGCACCACGCACGATCCGTACCCGTTCTTCGACGATGCCAACATGACCGCGAACGTGACCACCCAGCTGGGCAGCGATGTGTATCTGCACTGCCGTGTGAATGATTTGCGAGAGCGAACG GTGTCGTGGGTACGGCGAAAGGGAGACGAGATACATCTGATCACCGTCGGCCGCCAGACGTACAGTAGCGATTCGCGGTACTCGCTACAGTACCAGCCACCGAACGATTGGCAGCTGTTGATACAGTACTCGAACGAACGTGACGAGGGTCACTACGAGTGTCAGATCTCGTCCTATCCACCGCTGGTCTATCTGGTGTACTTGATCGTCGTCG TACCGCGGGTCGAGATTATAGACGAGAGAGGGCAGGCCACGCTGGACAAGTTCTACAAACCGGGCAGTACGATCGAGCTGAAGTGCATCATCAGCCGGGTGCCGCAACCGACCAGCTACGTCACGTGGAAGCATGGCATGCGGATGCTCAACTACGACACAAGCCGTGGTGGAATCAG CGTAAAGACCGATCTGCTTCCCGGTGGTGCGATGAGCCGGCTCTACATCGCTAATGCCAATCGGTACGACACGGGCAACTACACTTGCGCCCTGGCCGACATTGCTCAGGCCATGGTGTCGGTCCACGTGTTGAACG GAGAAAATCCGGCCGCCATGCAGCATGGTGCGGGACGACAGTGGAAACCGTCGGTAAGTCTCGTCGCGTGCGCCCAGCTGGTGATGGCGGTGCTCGGTTTCGTCAGTGCCGTCCGGTGA
- the LOC118505769 gene encoding protein Vhl → MAATNAEPVLRSRNSEVRSFVLFRNTTERVVDVYWVNYSATLTHYSTLQPGAQCKVNTFVSHPWLFKDKRHEERMHVRHQPIFMPEPWYNSFTGAGRLNRMEARIHFPVRTLKENCLWRILALLSAKEESVLCELELPNVLVQELVKRKRNRV, encoded by the coding sequence ATGGCGGCGACGAATGCTGAGCCAGTTTTGCGATCGCGAAACTCGGAAGTGCGATCGTTTGTGCTGTTTCGCAACACGACCGAACGGGTGGTGGACGTGTACTGGGTCAACTATAGCGCCACGCTTACCCACTACTCGACACTCCAGCCGGGGGCCCAATGCAAGGTAAACACGTTCGTGTCGCACCCGTGGCTGTTTAAGGACAAACGGCACGAGGAGCGGATGCACGTGCGGCACCAGCCAATCTTCATGCCGGAACCCTGGTACAACAGCTTCACCGGTGCTGGCCGGCTTAACCGGATGGAGGCCCGGATCCACTTTCCGGTGCGCACGCTGAAGGAAAACTGTTTGTGGCGTATCTTAGCGCTGCTGTCGGCGAAAGAGGAAAGCGTACTGTGCGAGCTGGAGCTCCCGAACGTGCTTGTGCAGGAGCTAGTGAAGAGGAAAAGGAATAGAGTATAA